AATGAAGTAGTAAACTCACCGAATCCCAAAGACGCAATATGGATTTTATTCAACGCCATCAAAGCAATAATTACGCCGCCGCCTGCTGCGGAATAAAACATTTTGAAATATTCGCTACGGTTGCGCGTAATGTAATGCTCACCATGATGGCTTTTGTTTTCCGTGATACTGCGTGCCAGCATTCGGATACTGCTTTTACGCAAGTGGCTGGTGCTGTATTGCTCTACCGCCGCGTAAATCATCGCATTCATCAGATTGATGGTTAAGCGGGTACGGCTGCCGGTTTCGATTTGAATATTAGTCAACAGTTTCAGGCGGTCTATGGTTTGTTGCAGGCGCTCCAACAAGTGCGCAACTTTCACTGACGAGCCAGACCCCGCTCCTGTACCACGCCGACGCAGATACTCAATTTGCTTGTCGCACTGGTCAAACATGACCTCCAAGTGCGCCGTATCATAAGTTTCTTCACTGTGGCGATAGTGTTCAACCAATTTTGCAATTTCACGCTGCAAAGCGACAAATGCCGAATCCGCCTCCAACAAACGGGGGGCGATCCGTATTAAATCCGGCTCAATCGCTTCAGAAGCAATCCAAATCGACAGCATTTCTACCGCTCGCAAACGGGCATCTGCCAACTGTCGGCTGGCCGTCTGAAGCAAAGCAGGATCCGCCTTACCCTGCAACAATTCATACATGCTCAACCATTGGCGCAAACTCAGAGTTTGCAACCATTTATCATCGTTTTTCGAATGAAAAAGATATAAAAATACTTCGCGCAGATTAGAAAAATCTTTATAAGACGGGCTGAAACGTTCATAAATCCGTATGCCCATCTCCCGAGTAAAACTATGGCGCGAGAAAATACCTAGCTTAATCAGTGCAGGATAGATGTGAACTTTAGACAACCAGGCATAGAAGCGCAGGCTGAATTGACGGCATAAAGCATCGTCTTGTTTTAAAGTAGATAAAATCAAATCGAAACGTTCGGAAGCCTGTTTTTTGCCTCCTCGGCGCAAAAATTTGATTAATGCATTGAGAATAAGAACAAAGTCGGTATCATTTAAGCGTTCCGACAAAATAATGTGAAGATTTTGATTAGTCAGTTTTTGCATTGTAGTATTATTACATAAAATGAGATATTTAGCAAGACCCTTGGCAAACAGGTCGGATTATATCGCATTCTTTATCAACCCATGGCACAAGATTTTCAATTAATATTCTCTAAAATTCAATGAATAATCAAATCACATAACAAATATATGATGTGAATCAATAAGTAAGAAAGGCCGTCTGAATTCTTTCAGACGGCCTTTTACAACAGCGCACTACATTGTTTTAACCTTGTGTAAACAAGAGCTTACCACCCTCTTCTTTAACATGGATTGTGCTATCCGGTGCATATTTGCCTTCAAGCAATGCTTTTGCCAGCGGGTTTTCGATTTCTGACTGAATGGCGCGTTTGAGCGGACGGGCACCATACACAGGATCAAAACCGGCTTCGGCAATCAGATCCAAGGCAGCATCATCGACTTTCAGATGCAGATGTTGTGCTTCCAAACGTTTTTCCAAACCTTTAAGCTGGATTTTCGCAATGCTGCGGATATTGGCTTGATCCAAACCATGGAACACGACTACTTCATCAATACGGTTGATCATTTCAGGACGGAAATGTTCTTTCACATCCTCCATCACAACCTCTTTTACCGCTTCGTAGTCTTGAGTACCCATTTGTTGGATATGTTGGCTACCAATATTGGAAGTCATCACGATAACAGTATTTTTGAAGTCCACGGTGCGACCTTGTCCATCGGTCAAGCGGCCGTCATCCAATACTTGCAGCAAGATATTAAACACGTCCGGATGGGCTTTTTCCACTTCATCCAAAAGAATCACGCTGTATGGTTTGCGGCGGACTTGCTCAGTCAGGTAGCCGCCTTCTTCGTAGCCGACATAGCCGGGAGGCGCACCGATTAAGCGGGCAACAGCATGTTTTTCCATGTATTCGGACATATCGATACGAATCAGGTGATCTTCGCTGTCAAACAGGAAGCCTGCCAATGCCTTACACAATTCGGTCTTACCCACGCCGGTCGGGCCTAAGAACAGGAAGCTGCCGTAAGGTTTATTCGGATCGGCCAAACCGGAACGGCTGCGGCGGATAGCGTCAGACACGGCGCGCACGGCTTCGTCTTGACCAACCACGCGGCGGTGCAATACTTCTTCCATCTTCAGCAGCTTGTCGCGTTCACCTTCCATCATTTTT
The sequence above is a segment of the Neisseria perflava genome. Coding sequences within it:
- a CDS encoding site-specific recombinase; the encoded protein is MQKLTNQNLHIILSERLNDTDFVLILNALIKFLRRGGKKQASERFDLILSTLKQDDALCRQFSLRFYAWLSKVHIYPALIKLGIFSRHSFTREMGIRIYERFSPSYKDFSNLREVFLYLFHSKNDDKWLQTLSLRQWLSMYELLQGKADPALLQTASRQLADARLRAVEMLSIWIASEAIEPDLIRIAPRLLEADSAFVALQREIAKLVEHYRHSEETYDTAHLEVMFDQCDKQIEYLRRRGTGAGSGSSVKVAHLLERLQQTIDRLKLLTNIQIETGSRTRLTINLMNAMIYAAVEQYSTSHLRKSSIRMLARSITENKSHHGEHYITRNRSEYFKMFYSAAGGGVIIALMALNKIHIASLGFGEFTTSFLAGLNYGLGFMLIHMLHCTVATKQPAMTAASFAEQVDSNEGSKAVDNKLAKLLIDVCRSQSVAVFGNVSIAVLLAAGIAWGYAYTHGQPLLNEAVTAYQLKSIEIFTQPTLWYAAIAGVWLFCSGIIAGFFDNRSDYLNLRQRLPFNPFLRKIMRPQPRRRLAAYIHKHYGSLMGNFIFGMLLGMTGYFGHLFGLPLDIRHVAFSSANLGYAAISGHADISTFMLGLASVLAIGMVNLVVSFSLALAVALRSRGTRLGSMRNLLKSFWSQVKANPLILLYPVQVNNKDNTK